One genomic segment of Cardinium endosymbiont of Philonthus spinipes includes these proteins:
- a CDS encoding ribosome-binding factor A — MRTQQIAKMIQKELGMLFLAESPRLLDNAFASVTTVVLSSDLSLAKIYLSFALNSPLSTPKLPLAIGFQKGGHNDQEALLQKINGHKNTIRRLLGKRVAGKMHKVPNLKFLIDRSVVQGERVTALIDQLDLMER; from the coding sequence GTGAGAACACAGCAAATCGCTAAAATGATTCAAAAAGAGTTAGGCATGTTGTTTCTGGCAGAAAGCCCTAGGTTATTGGACAATGCGTTTGCCTCGGTTACAACAGTTGTGTTAAGTAGTGATTTGAGTCTGGCAAAAATTTACCTGAGTTTTGCGCTAAATAGCCCTCTTTCGACACCAAAATTGCCATTAGCAATCGGGTTTCAAAAGGGGGGGCATAACGATCAGGAAGCATTATTGCAAAAGATTAATGGCCATAAAAATACCATTAGAAGGCTATTGGGCAAAAGGGTGGCAGGTAAAATGCATAAAGTACCCAATTTAAAATTTCTGATTGACCGTTCGGTTGTCCAAGGCGAACGTGTTACCGCTTTGATTGACCAGTTGGATTTGATGGAGCGATAG
- the tpiA gene encoding triose-phosphate isomerase produces the protein MKKKYLIGNWKMYKTVQEAVVFMQQLLPQLEAIRPLAICDTALALYIAPSFLHLPAIAALLGDQKSIQLLAQNCHHEAEGAFTGEVSAAMLASIGVSGVLIGHSERRNYQKEDHPLLAKKIKRVLEAGMQPFFCCGESLAARRSGNHKAMVQQQLQESLVDLTPKEIETLVIAYEPVWAIGTGQVATMEEITEMHTFIRGILSNHYGVGNVPILYGGSCNPQNAAAIFGCADVAGGLIGGASLEADQFVKMIMALLA, from the coding sequence ATGAAAAAAAAATACCTTATAGGCAATTGGAAAATGTACAAAACGGTCCAAGAAGCCGTTGTCTTTATGCAACAATTGTTGCCTCAGTTGGAAGCGATTAGGCCTCTAGCTATTTGTGATACAGCATTGGCCTTATATATTGCTCCTTCTTTTCTGCATTTGCCAGCTATAGCAGCCTTACTAGGCGACCAGAAGTCGATTCAACTGCTTGCCCAAAACTGTCACCATGAGGCAGAAGGCGCTTTTACTGGAGAGGTATCTGCTGCGATGTTGGCCTCTATAGGTGTAAGTGGGGTGTTGATCGGGCATAGTGAACGGAGGAATTACCAAAAAGAGGATCACCCCCTTTTAGCTAAAAAAATCAAAAGGGTATTAGAGGCGGGTATGCAACCTTTTTTTTGCTGTGGAGAAAGTTTAGCAGCACGCAGAAGCGGTAACCATAAAGCGATGGTTCAGCAACAATTACAAGAAAGTTTAGTGGACCTTACTCCAAAGGAAATAGAAACCTTAGTCATTGCTTACGAGCCTGTTTGGGCGATTGGTACCGGACAAGTAGCTACGATGGAAGAGATTACAGAAATGCATACCTTTATAAGGGGAATTTTATCGAATCACTATGGAGTCGGTAATGTCCCCATTTTATATGGTGGAAGCTGTAATCCCCAAAATGCAGCAGCTATATTTGGTTGTGCTGATGTAGCGGGTGGGCTTATCGGAGGAGCTTCGTTGGAGGCAGATCAATTTGTGAAAATGATTATGGCATTACTTGCATAA
- a CDS encoding pyruvate dehydrogenase complex E1 component subunit beta translates to MRTIQFREALREAMVEEMQRDEMIFLMGEEVAAYNGAYKVSQGMLERFGANRVIDTPISEAGFAGLGVGAAMNGLRPIIEFMTFNFSLVAIDQIVNGAAKMYAMSGGQYHVPIVFRGPTGNAGMLGAQHSQNFENWYANCPGLKVVVPSTPYDAKGLLKSAIRDDDPVIFMESELMYGDLGAVPAETYLVPIGKANLIQEGKDVTLVSFGKMMKVAHEAAQAMQTQGIAVELIDLRTVRPLDLSTIIQSVKKTNRLVIVEEAWPLASIASEIAYQVQKHAFDYLDAPIQKVNSLDVPLPYAPTLIEAILPNVAKTVAALKAVLYLT, encoded by the coding sequence ATGCGGACCATACAATTTAGAGAAGCATTGCGAGAGGCAATGGTAGAGGAAATGCAAAGAGATGAAATGATCTTTTTGATGGGTGAGGAGGTAGCTGCATACAATGGTGCTTATAAGGTAAGCCAAGGTATGTTGGAACGTTTTGGGGCTAACAGGGTAATAGATACACCTATTAGTGAGGCGGGTTTTGCTGGCCTAGGGGTGGGGGCTGCTATGAATGGTTTACGTCCTATTATAGAGTTTATGACCTTTAATTTTTCTTTAGTAGCCATAGATCAGATTGTAAATGGAGCTGCGAAAATGTATGCCATGTCGGGTGGACAATACCATGTACCTATTGTATTCAGAGGTCCAACGGGCAATGCAGGTATGTTGGGTGCGCAACATTCTCAAAACTTTGAAAATTGGTATGCCAACTGCCCAGGACTTAAAGTAGTCGTTCCTTCGACTCCCTATGATGCCAAGGGGCTGCTTAAAAGTGCCATTAGAGATGATGATCCTGTAATCTTTATGGAATCCGAATTAATGTATGGCGACTTAGGAGCCGTCCCTGCAGAAACCTATCTAGTGCCAATAGGTAAAGCCAATCTCATACAAGAGGGCAAAGATGTAACCCTAGTTTCTTTTGGCAAAATGATGAAAGTGGCACATGAAGCAGCACAAGCGATGCAAACGCAAGGTATTGCAGTAGAATTAATTGATTTGCGTACCGTTCGCCCGTTGGATCTCTCTACCATCATTCAGTCGGTAAAAAAAACCAACCGTTTGGTGATTGTAGAAGAAGCTTGGCCGCTGGCTTCCATTGCTTCTGAAATAGCCTATCAGGTCCAAAAGCATGCTTTTGACTATTTAGATGCCCCTATTCAAAAAGTTAATAGCTTGGATGTACCGCTTCCCTATGCACCTACTTTAATAGAGGCTATTTTGCCTAATGTAGCCAAAACAGTGGCTGCGCTTAAAGCAGTTTTGTATCTAACATAA
- a CDS encoding DNA integrity scanning protein DisA nucleotide-binding domain protein, whose product MPLNLLYLESWDIRFRLVVDMALFGCLVYWAYKLLKGSIAVKSILGFLVVCFFYWIVRALHLTVLTSILSLFTSPIVPIILFQREIRHFLFSMGTALMGSKATIVQMIPWLAHKKSEVDVTPVVKAVQTLGGSNTGALIVFTKDADLRYYEESGDLINAVVSARLLIAIFNKYSPLHDGAVIIHSNRIVAARCILPVTEHPNMAARFGLRHKAAVGLTEITDALVLIVSEESGQISIARKGAMENNLSAQEIRSALKDYLK is encoded by the coding sequence ATGCCATTGAACCTATTATATCTTGAGAGCTGGGACATTCGTTTTAGGCTTGTCGTTGATATGGCGCTATTTGGTTGCTTGGTCTATTGGGCATATAAGTTACTCAAGGGGAGCATAGCTGTAAAGAGCATTTTGGGTTTTTTGGTTGTCTGTTTTTTTTACTGGATTGTTCGGGCTTTACATCTGACGGTGCTGACATCTATTTTGAGCCTATTTACTAGCCCTATCGTTCCCATTATTCTTTTTCAAAGGGAGATCCGTCATTTCTTGTTTAGCATGGGTACAGCCCTTATGGGCAGTAAGGCGACAATTGTGCAAATGATTCCTTGGTTGGCGCATAAAAAAAGTGAAGTGGATGTAACACCAGTGGTAAAGGCTGTTCAAACACTAGGGGGAAGCAATACAGGTGCACTGATCGTTTTTACAAAGGATGCAGACCTGCGCTACTACGAAGAATCTGGTGATTTGATTAATGCAGTAGTTTCTGCTCGGTTATTGATTGCTATATTTAATAAATATAGCCCATTGCATGATGGTGCTGTGATTATTCATAGCAATAGGATTGTGGCAGCAAGGTGTATCTTGCCTGTGACGGAGCATCCCAATATGGCGGCTCGGTTTGGATTGCGTCATAAAGCAGCTGTTGGGCTTACCGAGATAACAGATGCGTTGGTTCTGATTGTTTCAGAAGAGTCTGGCCAGATATCCATAGCTAGAAAGGGTGCCATGGAAAACAACCTATCTGCTCAAGAAATTAGAAGTGCTTTAAAGGACTATCTTAAGTAA